One window of Pleurocapsa minor HA4230-MV1 genomic DNA carries:
- a CDS encoding helix-turn-helix transcriptional regulator, with amino-acid sequence MTQKELAEKMGVKEQQVQRDEANQYSSAGFQRIAVVAEVLNIKIQETHILLKS; translated from the coding sequence ATGACCCAAAAAGAACTAGCGGAGAAAATGGGAGTTAAAGAACAGCAAGTTCAAAGAGATGAAGCTAATCAATATAGTTCGGCTGGGTTTCAGCGTATAGCAGTAGTTGCAGAAGTCTTAAATATCAAAATTCAAGAGACTCATATTCTGCTGAAATCTTGA
- a CDS encoding transposase has product MLTRRITYRLYPSTSQLKKLFDWRRMHAYVYNGAVSNRITQYRKLGHSVDYFEQQASLPGFKQTWTEYLELNAGSLQATLKRVDFAFVRFFQGLAKYPKFKSIRRYSGWTYPDPRQGFKIHSNGKNGYLELTDLKCKIQMRGQARTWGKPTTVTIVYRNNKWYASITIVCVPERKTGNGAIGLDFGCKTAIADSNGSQIEPPKFLKEAQSQINKISKQLRRKRKPEKRKIKASRRWKKIQSHLAKLKRKIANKRQNWVHHQAVDIVSCNSLIATEKLQIKNMTRKALKGSKRKRQKTGLNRSMLDVGIGMLKQAIKYKANDAGAIYLEAPTRSLKPTQRCNVCWKITKKTLSDRMHICSNQECGHTEDRDINSAQVCLTWARGQELSSFKTADESSSTGNPNVKYCGGFQQLAQVKRQKLMAQRSEAE; this is encoded by the coding sequence ATGTTAACACGCCGTATTACCTATCGCTTATATCCGTCTACCAGTCAGCTTAAAAAGCTGTTTGACTGGCGACGTATGCACGCATATGTCTATAACGGTGCGGTGTCTAACAGAATTACTCAATACAGAAAGCTTGGTCATTCTGTAGACTACTTTGAGCAGCAAGCCTCCCTGCCTGGATTTAAGCAAACTTGGACTGAATATCTAGAGTTAAACGCTGGATCTCTTCAAGCAACTTTGAAAAGAGTTGATTTTGCTTTTGTACGGTTTTTTCAGGGATTAGCTAAGTATCCTAAATTCAAGTCAATCAGACGTTATTCTGGATGGACTTATCCTGATCCAAGACAGGGATTTAAGATACACAGCAACGGCAAAAACGGGTATCTTGAGTTAACTGACTTGAAGTGCAAAATTCAAATGCGCGGTCAGGCAAGGACTTGGGGGAAGCCAACTACCGTTACCATTGTGTACAGAAATAACAAATGGTATGCCAGTATCACTATTGTCTGTGTTCCTGAGAGAAAAACAGGCAATGGTGCTATAGGATTGGACTTTGGCTGCAAGACTGCGATTGCTGATAGTAATGGCAGTCAAATTGAGCCTCCCAAGTTTCTTAAAGAAGCCCAGTCCCAAATCAACAAAATATCTAAGCAGTTAAGGAGGAAAAGAAAACCAGAGAAAAGGAAAATCAAGGCATCTAGACGATGGAAGAAAATTCAATCACATCTAGCCAAGCTTAAAAGAAAGATAGCAAACAAGCGTCAAAATTGGGTTCATCATCAGGCAGTAGACATAGTTAGCTGTAATAGCCTCATTGCCACTGAAAAACTCCAGATTAAAAATATGACGCGCAAAGCCCTCAAGGGTAGCAAACGTAAACGTCAAAAAACAGGGCTTAACCGTTCGATGCTAGATGTTGGAATTGGAATGCTAAAACAGGCAATTAAATATAAGGCAAATGACGCTGGTGCTATATATCTGGAAGCTCCAACTCGCTCGTTAAAACCGACTCAACGATGCAATGTATGTTGGAAGATAACGAAGAAAACGTTGTCCGATAGAATGCACATTTGCTCCAATCAAGAGTGTGGTCATACCGAAGATCGTGACATAAACTCGGCTCAAGTATGTTTAACTTGGGCGCGTGGGCAGGAACTGTCCTCGTTTAAGACTGCCGATGAGTCTAGCTCTACTGGTAATCCCAACGTGAAATACTGCGGAGGTTTTCAGCAACTAGCTCAGGTGAAGCGTCAGAAACTCATGGCTCAACGCAGCGAAGCGGAGTAG
- a CDS encoding tetratricopeptide repeat protein: MFQHLWVRHRYYNRGLIYKDFGQFKKAIDDFSQAILINPNLAAAYHNRGGILFNLEQKEAAIKDFNRALEINPNLFESCFARGIVYYSMDNFTLALVDLNKTTTINQEYADAYWYKGLIYCVLNDRFQAGENFNRAAVLYKQQGDLIKYKQVQDEIKNFK, translated from the coding sequence ATGTTTCAGCACTTATGGGTAAGGCATAGGTATTATAATAGAGGCTTAATTTATAAAGACTTTGGACAGTTCAAAAAAGCAATTGATGATTTTTCACAAGCTATTTTAATCAATCCAAATTTGGCAGCAGCATATCACAATAGAGGTGGCATACTCTTTAATTTAGAACAAAAAGAAGCAGCAATTAAAGATTTTAATCGAGCATTAGAAATAAATCCTAATTTATTTGAGTCATGTTTCGCTCGTGGAATTGTATATTATTCAATGGATAATTTTACTTTAGCTCTTGTAGATTTGAATAAAACTACTACCATTAATCAAGAATATGCAGATGCTTACTGGTATAAAGGATTAATATATTGTGTATTAAATGATAGGTTTCAAGCTGGTGAAAATTTTAATCGAGCAGCAGTTTTATATAAACAGCAAGGAGATCTGATTA
- a CDS encoding DUF499 domain-containing protein, which translates to MAITNKERVGRALDLLKEGLYPFVEREMRSVYNEHWENHALSHLNEDRNLKRTTAERLQNDVTDLINVIFGEWHDVFKKTLGSAERNLVGELKIVRNDWAHGKNFSTDDAHRALDSTARLLSSISAPQADIVEKQKKELWRLYYEEQARHEKRKATNIAIESDPQGGLKPWREIVTPHDDVASGRFQQAEFAADLWQVYLDDKNCADEYRDPKEFFHRTYLTEGLKDLLTNALIRLSGKGGDPVIELQTNFGGGKTHAMLALYHLCFGVSAKDLPGCETIFTETGIDNPPKDVKTAVLVGNKIDPGTPELKKDGTVVKTLWGEIAWQLGGKEGYAMLAEADQNSTNPGDKLKELFNRYSPCLILIDEWVAYARQLHYEKDLPGGDFDTHFTFAQTLSESAKNADNTLLVVSIPASDIEIGGDRGKQALERLKNAIGRVESPWRPATAEESFHIVRRRLFKEIPDPNLFTARDTVVRAFSQMYRDQQTEFPAECREKDYERRITDAYPIHPELFERLYEDWSSLDKFQRTRGVLRLMAKVISYLWQENDKNLMILPANVPMGDSQVQSELTRYLDDNWLPIIDKDVDGTNSLPVDLDRQHSNLGRYSACRRVTRTIYMGSAPLQKAANKGLDIRRIKLGCTQPGENVTTFGDALRRLTNQATYLYVDSSDRYWIDTQPNVTRTAIDRATQYREDQTWDEIIRRLKQDQETGDFAGVHIAPSSSSDVPDESTMGVRLVLLHPNLTHSSKADNSNALIEAKQILDTKGSAPRYCKNLLVFLACDQSKQENLFQRINEFLAWDSIVVDKEVLNLNTFQNKQASAKLKDADNTVKMLLQDSYQWLLIPEQPEPTGDIEWEEYRLQGKDSPVLQASRKLVNEEHLIITYAAARLTLEILNDYVWKNSNHIDLKTLWKYLTNYLYLPRLKNQQVLLDAIADGVGNLLWNENFAYATGFDETKQKYLGLEFGQRITPIISASSLLVKPDIAQQQIEKEVIPPLPPPIINPDPDESGDDEDEEEVTPPQPQPQLTQKRRFYGSVDLDSLRLIGHSQQIADEVLQHLTSLIGAKVKVTLEIEAEVTEGIPDHAIRTISENCKTLKFKSQGFEDE; encoded by the coding sequence ATGGCTATTACCAATAAAGAAAGAGTAGGCAGAGCATTAGATCTTCTTAAAGAAGGTTTATATCCCTTTGTAGAGAGAGAAATGCGCTCTGTTTACAACGAACATTGGGAAAATCATGCCCTCAGCCATTTAAATGAAGATCGTAATCTTAAACGGACTACTGCCGAACGCCTGCAAAACGATGTAACCGATCTTATTAACGTCATTTTTGGTGAATGGCATGATGTCTTTAAAAAGACTCTGGGAAGTGCAGAAAGAAACTTAGTTGGGGAGCTTAAAATAGTTCGCAATGATTGGGCGCATGGCAAAAATTTCTCCACTGATGATGCTCACCGCGCTTTAGATAGCACTGCCCGCTTACTCTCTTCAATCTCCGCACCCCAAGCCGATATTGTAGAAAAGCAGAAAAAAGAATTATGGCGACTTTACTATGAAGAACAAGCCCGCCATGAGAAACGGAAAGCTACTAACATCGCTATTGAAAGCGATCCTCAAGGTGGTTTAAAACCCTGGCGAGAAATTGTCACTCCCCACGATGATGTTGCTTCAGGACGCTTTCAACAAGCAGAATTCGCAGCCGATTTGTGGCAAGTATACCTAGATGACAAAAACTGTGCCGATGAATATCGCGACCCCAAAGAGTTTTTTCATCGCACTTATCTTACCGAAGGTCTTAAAGACCTACTCACCAATGCCTTAATTCGTCTCAGTGGCAAAGGGGGCGACCCTGTAATCGAACTACAAACTAACTTTGGTGGTGGTAAAACTCACGCTATGTTAGCTCTCTATCATTTGTGTTTTGGTGTTTCTGCCAAAGACTTGCCTGGATGCGAAACTATTTTCACCGAAACTGGAATCGATAATCCTCCTAAAGATGTTAAAACTGCTGTTTTAGTAGGCAATAAAATCGATCCTGGGACTCCCGAACTGAAAAAAGACGGTACAGTAGTTAAAACTCTTTGGGGAGAAATTGCTTGGCAGCTTGGAGGCAAAGAAGGCTATGCAATGTTGGCAGAGGCAGATCAAAACTCTACCAATCCTGGGGACAAGCTCAAAGAATTATTTAATCGTTATTCACCCTGCTTAATTCTGATCGATGAATGGGTGGCTTATGCTCGTCAACTACACTACGAAAAAGACCTACCTGGGGGAGACTTTGATACTCACTTTACCTTTGCTCAAACCCTTAGTGAATCAGCTAAAAATGCCGACAACACTTTACTAGTAGTGAGTATTCCCGCGTCGGATATTGAGATTGGTGGAGACAGAGGTAAACAAGCTTTAGAACGTCTGAAAAATGCGATCGGTCGGGTCGAATCTCCTTGGCGACCTGCTACCGCAGAGGAAAGCTTTCATATCGTTCGTCGTCGTCTGTTTAAAGAAATTCCCGATCCCAATTTATTTACTGCTCGCGATACTGTAGTGCGAGCATTTAGTCAGATGTATCGCGACCAACAAACCGAATTCCCCGCAGAATGTCGCGAAAAAGATTATGAAAGAAGAATTACAGATGCTTATCCGATTCACCCCGAACTATTTGAACGTTTATACGAAGATTGGTCGAGTTTAGATAAGTTTCAGCGCACTCGTGGAGTCTTGCGCTTGATGGCAAAGGTTATTAGCTATCTGTGGCAAGAAAACGACAAAAATCTGATGATTCTTCCTGCTAACGTACCAATGGGAGATTCTCAGGTACAGTCGGAATTAACTCGCTATTTGGATGATAACTGGTTGCCTATCATTGATAAAGATGTCGATGGTACTAACTCTCTTCCCGTCGATCTTGACCGTCAACATTCTAATTTAGGACGTTATTCTGCTTGTCGTCGAGTAACTAGAACTATCTATATGGGTTCAGCACCATTGCAGAAGGCTGCTAACAAAGGGCTGGATATTCGTCGAATTAAATTAGGTTGTACCCAACCAGGCGAAAATGTTACTACTTTTGGTGATGCTCTACGCCGACTCACCAACCAAGCAACCTATCTTTATGTTGATAGTAGCGATCGCTATTGGATTGATACTCAGCCTAATGTTACCCGCACTGCTATTGATCGCGCTACTCAGTATAGAGAAGACCAAACCTGGGATGAAATAATCAGAAGACTCAAACAAGATCAAGAAACAGGTGATTTTGCTGGAGTTCATATCGCACCAAGCTCATCATCTGATGTTCCCGATGAATCAACAATGGGAGTAAGACTGGTGTTACTTCATCCCAACTTGACCCACAGTAGCAAAGCCGATAATAGTAACGCTCTAATAGAAGCCAAACAGATACTAGATACTAAAGGTTCTGCACCTCGCTATTGTAAAAATTTACTTGTTTTCCTCGCTTGCGACCAAAGTAAACAAGAGAACTTATTTCAAAGAATTAATGAATTCTTAGCATGGGATTCAATTGTTGTTGATAAAGAGGTTCTTAATCTCAATACTTTTCAAAATAAACAAGCCTCAGCCAAATTAAAAGATGCTGACAACACGGTAAAAATGCTATTACAAGATTCTTATCAATGGCTACTCATTCCAGAACAACCAGAACCTACAGGAGATATTGAATGGGAAGAATACAGACTTCAAGGAAAAGATTCTCCTGTCCTTCAAGCTAGTCGCAAATTAGTTAATGAAGAACATCTGATTATTACTTATGCTGCTGCTCGTCTAACTCTGGAAATTCTCAATGATTATGTGTGGAAAAATTCTAACCACATCGATCTTAAAACTCTTTGGAAATATCTTACTAATTACCTTTACTTACCACGTCTCAAAAACCAACAGGTTTTATTAGATGCGATCGCTGACGGAGTTGGTAATTTATTGTGGAACGAAAACTTTGCTTATGCTACTGGTTTCGACGAAACTAAGCAGAAATACTTGGGTTTAGAATTCGGTCAGAGAATTACACCTATCATAAGTGCTTCCTCTTTATTGGTTAAACCCGATATAGCACAGCAACAAATAGAAAAAGAAGTTATTCCTCCACTACCACCGCCAATAATTAATCCCGATCCTGATGAAAGTGGAGATGATGAAGACGAAGAAGAAGTTACACCTCCTCAACCTCAACCTCAACTAACACAGAAGCGTCGTTTTTATGGCTCTGTAGACTTAGACTCACTGCGTCTGATTGGTCATTCTCAACAAATTGCTGATGAGGTATTGCAACACCTAACTAGCTTAATCGGTGCTAAAGTCAAAGTCACATTAGAAATTGAAGCGGAAGTAACAGAGGGAATACCAGATCATGCAATTCGCACAATAAGCGAGAATTGTAAAACTTTAAAGTTTAAATCTCAAGGTTTTGAAGATGAGTAA